From a single Vitis vinifera cultivar Pinot Noir 40024 chromosome 18, ASM3070453v1 genomic region:
- the LOC100261284 gene encoding putative laccase-9: MALEKMGSAVQFLLLVLLSGLMLVCRIAEGDTHYYDFVLKDTNFTRLCVTKTMLAVNESFPGPVVYVHTGDTAIINVQNEGSHGVTIHWHGVKQPRNPWSDGPDHITQCQIQPGTSFTQKVIFSEDQEGTLWWHAHSDWTRATVHGAIVVLPAEGTTYPFPQPDGEEVIVLACWYDADQNVELEYDLIHYNATTPESDAYTINGFPGDLVACSSEPAYSLVVDYGKTYLLRIVNAAMNSELFFAISEHNLTVVGTDGTYTKPLVTNYLMITPGQTMDVLITANQTPSYYYMAIRQFVTIDPSIPDFTNMTATAILQYRGNYTPPASPSLPTTLPTFYQLDAGYNFTSKLRSLASPEHPANVPQNVTTRMFITASINLVSYTFEGIIVPHIASTLNNISFMDPSSSILDAYYRHISGVYTTDFPDDPPSFFDFTGVDDLPSAITKPATKVKVLNYNETLEIVFQGTNLLTSAEDHPVHLHGYTFFVVGMGFGNFDPVADPKGYNLVDPPEQNTVRVPKNGWVAIRLRVDNPGVWLWHCHLDRHFTWGMATVFIVKDGGTPETSLLPPPDYMPPCTTPSPIRLEDFNDADGVVNTISKI, encoded by the exons ATGGCGTTGGAGAAAATGGGTTCTGCCGTACAGTTTCTGCTTCTTGTGCTTTTGAGTGGATTGATGCTTGTCTGCAGGATTGCTGAAGGGGATACGCACTACTATGATTTTGTT CTCAAGGACACCAATTTCACAAGGCTGTGTGTCACAAAGACCATGCTGGCTGTAAATGAGAGCTTCCCAGGGCCAGTGGTTTATGTTCACACAGGCGATACGGCTATTATCAATGTTCAGAATGAAGGGAGTCATGGCGTCACCATTCATTG GCATGGAGTGAAGCAGCCAAGGAATCCATGGTCAGATGGCCCAGATCACATCACGCAGTGCCAGATTCAACCAGGGACAAGCTTCACACAGAAGGTGATATTTAGTGAAGATCAGGAAGGAACCCTTTGGTGGCATGCCCATAGTGACTGGACACGGGCCACTGTGCACGGTGCCATCGTGGTTTTGCCAGCTGAAGGAACCACCTATCCATTTCCCCAGCCTGATGGCGAAGAAGTTATTGTATTGG CATGTTGGTATGATGCAGACCAGAACGTGGAGCTTGAGTATGACCTGATCCATTATAATGCTACTACACCCGAATCCGATGCTTACACCATCAATGGCTTTCCTGGAGATCTAGTCGCATGCTCTAGTG AGCCAGCATACAGTTTGGTTGTGGATTATGGCAAGACCTATCTTCTTCGCATAGTGAACGCAGCCATGAACTCAGAACTCTTCTTTGCTATTTCTGAGCACAACTTGACAGTCGTTGGCACAGATGGAACCTACACCAAACCATTAGTTACCAATTACTTAATGATCACCCCAGGACAAACCATGGATGTCTTGATCACAGCAAACCAAACCCCAAGTTACTATTACATGGCTATAAGACAATTTGTCACCATTGACCCAAGTATACCTGACTTTACCAATATGACCGCTACCGCGATACTTCAGTATAGAGGCAACTACACCCCACCAGCTTCGCCTTCCCTTCCCACTACGCTTCCCACTTTTTACCAATTAGACGCTGGATATAACTTCACCAGCAAGCTCAGGAGCTTAGCAAGCCCAGAACACCCAGCAAATGTGCCCCAAAATGTAACTACCAGAATGTTCATAACAGCTTCAATTAATCTGGTCAGCTATACATTTGAGGGAATTATAGTCCCCCATATTGCTTCCACCTTGAACAACATAAGTTTCATGGATCCCAGTTCTAGTATATTGGATGCCTACTACAG GCACATAAGTGGGGTTTACACCACAGATTTTCCAGACGACCCGCCTTCCTTTTTTGACTTCACTGGTGTGGACGATTTGCCTTCTGCCATAACGAAGCCAGCAACCAAGGTGAAGGTGCTGAATTACAATGAAACATTGGAGATTGTATTCCAGGGAACAAATTTGCTAACGTCAGCTGAAGATCATCCAGTTCATCTGCATGGATATACCTTTTTTGTGGTTGGCATGGGTTTTGGAAATTTCGACCCTGTGGCTGATCCTAAAGGCTATAACTTGGTTGATCCACCTGAACAAAACACGGTTAGAGTTCCTAAGAATGGGTGGGTTGCCATCAGACTTAGAGTTGACAATCCAG GTGTGTGGCTATGGCATTGTCATTTGGATCGGCATTTCACATGGGGTATGGCCACTGTTTTCATAGTGAAGGATGGTGGCACACCAGAAACTAGTCTCCTTCCACCTCCTGATTACATGCCTCCCTGCACAACTCCATCCCCTATTCGCCTTGAAGATTTCAATGATGCAGATGGAGTAGTCAACACTATAAGTAAGATTTGA